One stretch of Gavia stellata isolate bGavSte3 chromosome 25, bGavSte3.hap2, whole genome shotgun sequence DNA includes these proteins:
- the MRM3 gene encoding rRNA methyltransferase 3, mitochondrial, giving the protein MAALRKLAPGLGRCLLRPGEAAAVGRRGVRALRRSPVRVLPPQKERGAAAEAQQSPRERPPPPPLPAVERSSAGPGLWYEKAAPGDRRLGKVVTIAKSKKFRDHHGKVLLEGHRLIKDALEAGAVLRTLFFSTVEHLKELPEAELKRANLVKVKFEDIKSWSDLVTPQGLIGIFSKPDHAKMSYPAAQLTSSLPLLLICDNIRDPGNLGTILRSAAGVGCAKVLLTKGCVDPWEPKVLRAGMGAHFRLPIIANLDWESVPSNLPASIQVCVADNKDPGTQADTMSMLRGAGGAGSGPGNQKAPMKSEPKAAPEHEDEEGAAGVCVPELAAQYYYENWTQTPVAVVIGGETHGLSPDALHLAASTGGKRLVIPVVPGVDSLNSAIAAGIVLFEGKRQLLQRHKQEDERQKFPVVG; this is encoded by the exons ATGGCGGCGCTGAGGAAGCTGGCGCCGGGGCTGGGCCGCTGCCTGCTGCggcccggggaggcggcggcggtggggcgGCGCGGGGTGCGGGCGCTGCGGCGGAGCCCCGTGCGGGTGCTGCCGCCGCAGAAggagcggggcgcggcggccgaGGCGCAGCAGAGCCCCCGGGagcgccccccgccgccgcctctgCCAGCGGTGGAGCGGAgctcggccgggccggggctgtGGTACGAGAAGGCGGCGCCCGGTGACAGGAGGCTGGG AAAAGTGGTGACTATCGCCAAGTCGAAGAAGTTTCGGGATCATCACGGGAAGGTTCTGCTGGAGGGTCACAGGCTGATCAAGGACGCCCtggaggcaggagctgtgctgcgGACTCTCTTCTTCAGCACTGTGGAGCACCTGAAGGAGCTGCCTGAGGCAGAGCTAAAACGAGCCAACTTAGTTAAGGTGAAATTTGAAGACATTAAGAGCTGGTCTGACCTCGTAACTCCTCAGGGGCTTATAG GGATCTTTTCCAAGCCCGACCATGCCAAGATGTCTTACCCTGCCGCTCAGCTAACCAGCTCCTTGCCACTGCTCCTCATCTGCGACAATATCCGAGATCCAGGAAATTTGGGGACTATTCTGAGATCTGCAGCGGGAGTAGGCTGTGCGAAAGTGCTGCTCACCAAAG GCTGTGTGGATCCATGGGAGCCAAAAGTGCTCCGTGCAGGCATGGGGGCTCACTTCCGTCTGCCCATCATCGCCAACCTGGACTGGGAATCTGTTCCCAGCAACCTTCCTGCCAGTATCCAGGTCTGCGTGGCTGACAACAAAGACCCAGGCACTCAGGCTGACACCATGTCCATGCTGAGGGGAGCTGGCGGGGCTGGCTCTGGTCCTGGCAACCAGAAAGCTCCTATGAAATCCGAACCCAAGGCTGCCCCTGAGCACGAAGATGAGGAGGGGGCGGCAGGTGTCTGTGTCCCAGAGCTGGCCGCGCAGTATTACTACGAGAACTGGACACAGACTCCAGTGGCAGTGGTGATCGGTGGAGAGACCCATGGTCTGAGTCCAGACGCGCTTCACCTCGCAGCCAGCACCGGGGGGAAGAGACTGGTCATTCCCGTGGTGCCAGGCGTGGACAGCTTGAACTCTGCTATTGCTGCTGGCATTGTGCTGTTTGAGGGGAAGAGACAGTTGCTGCAGAGGCACAAGCAGGAAGACGAGAGGCAGAAGTTCCCTGTAGTGGGCTAA
- the GLOD4 gene encoding glyoxalase domain-containing protein 4 isoform X7, giving the protein MAARRALHFVFKVGDRGRSARFYRELLGMSVLRHEEFEEGCKASCNGPYDGKWSKTMVGYGPEDNHFVAELTYNYGIGEYRLGNDFLGITLVSSQAVRNAKKMGWPLKEVTTGIFEAEAPGGYKFYLEDKEQLKQDPVLKVTLGVSDLQKSVNYWSDLLGMKIYEKDEEKQRALLGYADNQCKLELKTVGGAVDHGTAFGRIAFSCAKEEAMAADNSDKWFAAQKMKKASA; this is encoded by the exons ATGGCGGCTCGGCGCGCGCTGCACTTCGTCTTCAAAGTGGGCGACCGCGGCCGGAGCGCGCGCTTCTACCGCGAGCTGCTGGGCATGAGC GTGCTGAGGCACGAGGAGTTCGAGGAGGGCTGCAAAGCCAGCTGCAACGG CCCTTATGATGGAAAATGGAGCAAAACAATGGTGGGCTATGGGCCAGAAGACAATCACTTTGTTGCAGAATTGACTTACAATTACGGTATTGGAGAATATCGCCTGGGCAATGACTTTCTG GGCATAACACTTGTGTCCAGCCAGGCTGTGAGGAATGCTAAGAAGATGGGGTGGCCCCTCAAAGAAGTGACAACGGGTATTTTTGAAGCTGAAGCCCCAGGGGGATACAAATTCTACTTGGAAGACAAGGAACAACTCAAGCAAG ATCCTGTGCTGAAGGTAACCTTGGGTGTCTCCGATCTGCAGAAGTCTGTTAACTACTGGTCTGATTTGCTCGGGATGAAAATATAtgagaaggatgaggaaaaacaaagggCTTTGCTAGGCTATGCGGATAACCAG TGTAAGTTGGAGTTGAAGACTGTTGGAGGAGCAGTGGATCACGGGACAGCGTTTGGGCGGATTGCCTTCTCCTGTGCAAAGGAAGAG